One window of Flexistipes sp. genomic DNA carries:
- a CDS encoding ABC transporter ATP-binding protein: MGIKDSDIVIEMSGIYKSFGSQKVHEGINLLIPRNKISVILGPSGTGKSVLLKQMMGLIMPDKGNIFVDGENLVEIDKKQLLKVRKKFGMLFQSAALFDSMSVYENVAFPLREHTKFKEDEIKNIVMEKLRLVGLVNVENKMPSELSGGMRKRVGLARAIALEPQIILYDEPTTGLDPIMRDMVDNLIYETQKELDVTSVVISHDIDSTNKIGDYVSMIYNGKTIINDTIDNFRTTDDPYVKQFLSGSMEGPIKVN, encoded by the coding sequence ATGGGTATAAAAGACAGCGATATTGTAATAGAAATGTCCGGCATATATAAGAGTTTCGGTTCCCAGAAGGTGCATGAAGGGATAAACCTTCTTATCCCAAGAAATAAGATTTCCGTGATTCTGGGGCCATCCGGAACGGGGAAAAGTGTTCTGTTAAAACAAATGATGGGGCTTATTATGCCTGATAAGGGTAACATTTTTGTGGACGGTGAGAATCTGGTTGAAATAGACAAAAAACAGCTTCTGAAGGTGAGAAAGAAATTTGGCATGCTTTTTCAGAGTGCCGCTCTTTTTGACTCCATGAGCGTTTATGAAAATGTAGCTTTTCCTCTTAGAGAGCATACCAAATTTAAAGAGGATGAGATAAAAAATATTGTCATGGAAAAGCTGCGGCTTGTGGGACTTGTTAATGTAGAAAATAAAATGCCATCTGAGCTTTCAGGAGGTATGCGTAAACGTGTCGGGCTTGCAAGAGCTATAGCTCTGGAACCCCAGATTATTTTATATGATGAGCCAACTACCGGCCTTGATCCTATTATGAGAGATATGGTGGACAATCTTATTTACGAGACCCAGAAGGAATTGGACGTGACCTCTGTGGTTATTTCCCACGATATTGACAGCACCAATAAGATTGGCGATTATGTTTCGATGATTTATAATGGTAAAACGATAATTAACGACACTATAGATAATTTCAGGACAACTGACGATCCTTATGTCAAACAGTTTTTGTCAGGGTCCATGGAAGGTCCTATAAAGGTGAATTAA
- a CDS encoding MlaD family protein, whose product MKFGLEAKVGVFVIAVFVMLGYMTTKVSEFSFYKSSGYIVTYQIPTASGVTKDASVKFRGVTVGKVEDIILSNGKVNVKLRIESKYKIPDNVQLAVRSTGFLGEKYIELQTTKEPTKGYLADGEVLKGYKSGTDIDELTSQLGDIAGDVKAITSALKEVIATTEGKNSMKATLENVRATTEMMREMIQSNQQRVNNIVKSVEILANTMEKMAVSNEKSINNLIKNLEVFSAELRTQTPVIAEKVNRIADRVNNITGDVDEVMSSSKQDLKETINSIRYVTSRLEKTVDNVNEITSKINEGTGTLGALVNDNETAEDVKETIRGLKNMVTQYDKFQLNLEFAGEKMVDTGETKGYFKLRIDPSEEKYYLLGLASSEQGTTTTTVTSHTFDNPPNNVGHDYTETEVTREENSLTFIAQYAHQMFYENLFLRLGLMESEFGIGADYSFFDDNFTLYLDAYDFNSDSVRDPHLKTKLRYRLGKNFFVDAGYDDFLNEETSSFFVGGGISFTDNDLKYLLGKVPFPTQ is encoded by the coding sequence ATGAAGTTTGGTCTGGAAGCAAAGGTGGGGGTTTTTGTAATCGCTGTTTTTGTTATGCTGGGATATATGACTACCAAAGTGAGCGAATTTTCTTTTTACAAATCATCGGGTTATATCGTAACTTATCAAATCCCCACTGCTTCCGGTGTCACAAAAGATGCTTCTGTGAAATTCCGAGGGGTAACTGTCGGAAAGGTGGAAGATATCATCCTTAGTAACGGAAAAGTTAATGTTAAGCTGCGTATAGAATCTAAATACAAAATCCCTGATAATGTGCAGCTGGCAGTCAGATCAACCGGCTTTTTGGGAGAAAAATATATTGAACTTCAGACAACTAAAGAACCGACAAAAGGCTATCTGGCGGATGGAGAAGTTTTAAAGGGCTATAAATCCGGCACAGATATTGATGAACTGACATCACAACTGGGAGATATTGCCGGTGACGTAAAAGCAATAACTTCGGCTCTAAAGGAAGTTATTGCAACAACAGAGGGTAAAAACAGCATGAAAGCTACTCTGGAGAATGTCAGAGCCACCACAGAAATGATGAGGGAAATGATACAGAGTAATCAGCAAAGGGTAAACAATATCGTCAAAAGTGTTGAGATACTGGCAAATACGATGGAGAAAATGGCTGTATCAAATGAAAAGAGTATTAACAATCTTATAAAGAACCTTGAGGTCTTTTCAGCTGAGTTGAGAACACAGACACCTGTTATTGCTGAAAAAGTTAATCGCATAGCCGATCGTGTCAATAATATCACAGGTGATGTGGATGAAGTTATGAGCAGCTCAAAACAGGATTTAAAAGAGACTATTAACAGTATACGTTATGTTACTTCAAGGCTTGAGAAAACAGTGGACAATGTAAATGAAATCACAAGCAAGATAAACGAAGGAACCGGTACACTTGGTGCCCTGGTAAATGATAATGAAACAGCTGAAGATGTAAAAGAAACAATCAGAGGATTGAAAAATATGGTGACACAATATGATAAATTTCAGCTCAATCTCGAGTTTGCCGGGGAAAAGATGGTTGATACCGGAGAGACAAAGGGATATTTTAAACTGAGAATAGATCCGAGCGAAGAAAAATACTATCTTCTCGGACTTGCCTCAAGTGAGCAGGGCACCACCACAACCACCGTTACTTCCCATACCTTTGACAACCCGCCTAATAATGTGGGTCATGATTACACGGAAACAGAAGTTACCAGAGAAGAGAACTCACTGACATTTATAGCACAATATGCCCATCAGATGTTTTATGAGAACCTTTTTCTCAGACTCGGTCTTATGGAATCCGAGTTCGGTATAGGAGCCGATTATTCGTTTTTTGATGATAATTTTACACTGTATTTGGATGCATATGATTTTAACAGTGATTCGGTAAGAGATCCTCATTTGAAAACAAAGCTGCGCTACAGACTGGGAAAGAACTTTTTTGTTGATGCCGGTTACGATGATTTCCTAAATGAAGAGACCAGCTCCTTTTTTGTCGGCGGGGGGATAAGTTTTACAGACAACGATTTGAAATATCTGCTGGGGAAAGTTCCGTTTCCGACGCAGTAA
- a CDS encoding 1,4-dihydroxy-6-naphthoate synthase: MELRLGISTCPNDTFIFMPIIHNFVDTSPFTFRVVLDDVEKLNGFAARGILDVVKVSYGVVPKVKNKYNILKSGGALGYNCGPVVVSSGIFTVDELKGGKIAIPGENTTAFMIFKYFFGEDFDFIPMRFDKIIPAVEEGKADAGILIHEGRFVYSNHGLNLLADLGELWEKKQSAPIPLGAILLTDKLKKEAELLNNIIKSSIKFSRNNFEIVKPFVYRYAQQLDNDVIKKHIELFVNEYSLDVTPVAAKIAPFIQADERLFV; encoded by the coding sequence ATGGAACTTAGACTGGGGATTTCCACATGTCCAAATGACACTTTTATCTTTATGCCCATTATTCATAATTTTGTGGATACGTCTCCTTTTACTTTCAGGGTGGTTCTGGACGATGTTGAAAAGCTTAACGGGTTTGCGGCCAGAGGGATTCTGGATGTTGTAAAGGTTTCATACGGCGTTGTCCCAAAAGTTAAGAATAAATACAACATATTAAAATCAGGCGGGGCACTTGGATACAACTGTGGTCCGGTTGTCGTTTCATCAGGCATTTTTACTGTTGATGAACTTAAGGGTGGCAAGATAGCCATTCCCGGAGAAAATACCACCGCTTTTATGATATTTAAGTATTTTTTCGGGGAGGATTTTGATTTTATTCCGATGAGATTTGATAAGATTATTCCGGCTGTTGAAGAGGGTAAAGCTGATGCAGGAATTTTAATTCATGAGGGGCGTTTCGTTTATAGTAACCATGGATTAAACTTATTGGCTGATTTGGGAGAATTGTGGGAAAAGAAGCAGAGTGCACCAATTCCGCTCGGTGCGATACTTTTGACTGATAAGTTAAAGAAAGAAGCGGAGTTGTTAAATAATATCATAAAGTCATCGATTAAATTTTCCAGAAATAATTTTGAAATTGTTAAACCTTTTGTTTACCGCTATGCCCAGCAGTTGGATAATGATGTGATAAAGAAACATATTGAACTCTTTGTAAATGAGTACAGTCTTGATGTAACCCCTGTTGCTGCAAAGATAGCTCCGTTTATTCAAGCGGATGAAAGGCTGTTTGTTTAA
- a CDS encoding methyltransferase family protein, which yields MKDIYDKWWYRAFYVFQSVILLFPMVFFYFKLPDTPLFTPASPVKEILLVVFISALLFGLYSAKSYDNMSFFGIKQIKKHLGSGVEHIEVHRKLTSHGALRYVRHPYYFTGIVLLWSRPLFVKDLVLNVVFSLYFILGSINEERKLKIIFGEQYKKYAENVPMLLPKFVNPLYWLKIKNGKN from the coding sequence TTGAAGGATATTTACGATAAATGGTGGTACAGAGCATTTTACGTTTTCCAGTCGGTGATTTTACTGTTTCCCATGGTCTTTTTTTATTTTAAACTACCCGATACGCCTTTATTCACCCCAGCCTCACCGGTAAAAGAGATACTTCTGGTGGTTTTTATTTCTGCTTTGCTTTTTGGTTTATATTCTGCCAAATCTTATGACAATATGTCATTTTTTGGTATAAAACAGATAAAAAAACACTTGGGTTCAGGGGTTGAGCATATTGAAGTGCACAGAAAGCTCACAAGTCACGGCGCTTTGAGATATGTAAGGCATCCCTATTACTTCACCGGTATTGTTCTATTATGGTCAAGACCTCTTTTTGTGAAGGATTTGGTACTTAATGTTGTTTTTTCCCTTTATTTTATTTTAGGAAGTATCAATGAAGAAAGAAAATTGAAAATAATTTTTGGTGAACAGTATAAAAAATATGCGGAAAATGTTCCGATGCTACTGCCTAAATTTGTAAATCCCCTGTATTGGTTGAAGATCAAAAATGGTAAAAATTAA
- a CDS encoding diacylglycerol/lipid kinase family protein, with translation MDVVNKVLIIANPKSGSFREHLLNRLINKVKEKFGNIEIKYTKYAGHAEVIASETDADLIIAAGGDGLLNEIVNGLYDHECFLLPLPFGTANVFCRELGLSNDPLHAVCSIDLSSDKKLILGKMGGRYFLQMLGFGFDAATVRNINLNLKKKTGKFAYIAAGLLVLKKANFKKLTFYCNSKTYTAYHIIVSLGKCYAGGFSLFKDFHYGYFGVNFIDSSSRFSVLKSFGPVFMGGTFSGKQLFTDKLKVSGAEYCQMDGELFFPDSESNIITLHKTDIRIPL, from the coding sequence ATGGACGTTGTCAATAAAGTGCTGATAATTGCCAACCCGAAGAGCGGTTCTTTCCGGGAGCATTTGTTAAACAGATTAATAAATAAAGTAAAAGAAAAATTCGGCAATATTGAAATAAAATATACGAAGTATGCCGGGCATGCAGAGGTTATTGCATCTGAAACCGATGCAGACTTAATTATTGCCGCCGGCGGGGACGGTTTGCTGAATGAGATTGTAAACGGGTTGTATGATCATGAATGCTTTTTGCTACCCCTTCCATTCGGCACAGCCAATGTGTTCTGCAGAGAGCTTGGACTTTCCAACGACCCCTTACATGCAGTATGTTCAATAGATTTATCTTCAGATAAAAAGCTTATTCTCGGAAAGATGGGTGGAAGATATTTTCTGCAGATGCTGGGATTCGGATTTGATGCCGCAACGGTTCGTAATATTAATTTGAATCTTAAAAAGAAAACGGGGAAATTTGCTTATATAGCAGCGGGTCTTTTAGTGTTGAAAAAGGCTAATTTTAAAAAATTAACTTTTTATTGCAATTCGAAAACATACACTGCATACCACATTATTGTTTCTCTCGGCAAATGTTATGCGGGTGGATTTTCACTGTTTAAAGACTTTCATTACGGTTATTTCGGTGTAAACTTTATCGACTCATCCTCTCGTTTTTCGGTGTTGAAGTCATTTGGCCCTGTTTTCATGGGTGGTACTTTTTCAGGTAAACAGCTGTTTACAGACAAACTGAAAGTTTCCGGTGCCGAATATTGTCAGATGGACGGTGAATTATTTTTTCCTGACAGTGAAAGTAATATTATAACGCTTCATAAAACCGATATCCGTATCCCTTTATAA
- a CDS encoding NAD(P)H-quinone oxidoreductase — protein MKAVLLDDFGGPDVLYVGEAEKPAPKDNQVMIKVKATSINGPDVAQREGKYPPPPGESELLGVEVAGVIEELGNNVKGWNVGDKVMTLVGGGGYAEYAVAYASHLIKIPENLSFEEAACICESYITAYSNVFMFGKLQDNQYAILHGGGGGVNTAAIQICKALVPNTKLIVTSPPEKMEKIKELGVELVINYKETPDFSKMVKEYTNKRGVDVILDCIGAAYLEPNIKSLTYTGRLVVIGVLSGIKAELNLALLMVKRQQIIGSVLRSRPIEEKAEIVKSFTDSVIPKVADGSIKPKIHKVFSVDEVAQAHKTMAEDTHFGKIVMKISD, from the coding sequence ATGAAAGCTGTATTACTCGATGATTTCGGGGGTCCTGATGTATTATACGTTGGCGAGGCTGAAAAACCGGCGCCAAAAGATAATCAGGTCATGATAAAAGTCAAAGCCACGTCAATAAACGGACCGGATGTTGCACAAAGAGAGGGAAAGTACCCTCCTCCTCCGGGAGAATCTGAATTGCTCGGTGTCGAAGTAGCCGGTGTTATTGAAGAACTGGGAAATAACGTAAAAGGCTGGAATGTGGGGGACAAAGTGATGACCCTTGTTGGAGGCGGCGGCTATGCAGAATATGCCGTGGCGTATGCAAGCCACCTGATAAAAATACCGGAAAATTTAAGCTTCGAAGAAGCCGCCTGCATTTGCGAATCCTACATAACAGCATACTCCAATGTATTCATGTTCGGTAAACTGCAGGATAATCAATATGCTATCCTCCACGGCGGCGGAGGAGGCGTTAATACTGCCGCTATTCAAATATGTAAAGCTTTGGTACCGAATACAAAACTTATTGTTACCTCGCCGCCTGAAAAAATGGAAAAAATCAAAGAATTGGGCGTTGAGCTGGTAATTAATTACAAAGAAACTCCCGATTTTTCCAAGATGGTCAAGGAATACACCAATAAACGCGGTGTGGATGTAATTCTGGACTGTATAGGAGCAGCATATTTGGAACCTAACATCAAATCACTCACATACACCGGACGTCTTGTAGTTATAGGGGTACTCAGCGGAATTAAAGCCGAGCTGAATCTGGCACTTCTTATGGTTAAAAGACAGCAGATTATAGGTTCTGTATTAAGGTCAAGACCCATTGAAGAAAAGGCCGAAATTGTAAAAAGTTTCACAGATAGCGTAATACCAAAAGTTGCCGACGGTTCAATTAAGCCTAAAATTCATAAAGTGTTTTCAGTTGACGAAGTAGCCCAGGCACATAAAACTATGGCTGAGGATACACACTTCGGCAAAATTGTAATGAAAATATCCGATTAG
- a CDS encoding AI-2E family transporter, translated as MRDMFRQWYKKYFSDPQIIVLIVILLLGLLFVVFLGEYLAPVIAAVVIAYLLESFVVFFERMKVPRLMAVIFVFIFFMTCFLLIILILLPNLTREVMQLIQQLPAMIRSVQSEVTKLLQKYPDIISEGQIAQLSDYLVQLASEYGRKLLSYSLSSFRSFVGIIVYMILVPILVFFFLKDKNKIIGWFTSYLPHNSGLAAQVWKDVNVQISRYVRGKMIEVVLLWFGTYVVFSAMHLDFAMLLSVFVGLSCIIPYIGAAVLYVPIIIIALFQWGITSQFLYIIIAYSIIQLIDGNLLAPLLLAGVVHIHPIAIIVAILVFGGIWGVWGLFFAIPLATLIHVIIKVWINQIIEDDAHKSTVGQ; from the coding sequence ATGAGAGATATGTTCAGGCAGTGGTATAAAAAATACTTTTCCGATCCTCAGATAATCGTTTTGATTGTAATACTCCTGCTTGGCTTATTATTTGTTGTTTTTCTGGGGGAATACCTTGCCCCTGTAATAGCAGCTGTAGTTATTGCATATCTGCTTGAAAGTTTTGTTGTTTTTTTTGAAAGAATGAAAGTTCCACGACTTATGGCCGTTATCTTTGTCTTTATATTTTTCATGACGTGTTTTTTATTAATAATTCTGATTCTTCTCCCCAATCTTACCAGGGAAGTGATGCAGTTGATACAGCAGTTGCCTGCTATGATACGTTCAGTTCAGAGCGAAGTTACAAAATTGCTGCAGAAGTATCCTGATATTATATCCGAAGGCCAAATAGCTCAGTTAAGTGACTATCTTGTTCAGTTGGCAAGTGAATACGGACGGAAGCTGCTTTCTTATTCGCTTTCTTCTTTCAGAAGTTTTGTAGGAATTATTGTTTATATGATTCTGGTCCCGATCCTTGTATTCTTTTTCCTCAAAGATAAAAATAAAATTATCGGATGGTTTACAAGTTACCTTCCGCATAATTCCGGATTGGCAGCCCAGGTGTGGAAAGATGTTAATGTTCAGATATCAAGATATGTGCGCGGTAAAATGATTGAAGTGGTTTTGTTATGGTTTGGTACTTATGTCGTTTTTTCAGCTATGCATCTTGATTTTGCAATGCTTTTATCTGTGTTTGTTGGTCTTTCCTGCATTATTCCGTATATTGGGGCAGCTGTTTTATATGTCCCCATTATCATAATTGCGTTGTTTCAGTGGGGGATTACATCTCAATTTTTGTATATAATAATAGCATACTCAATTATTCAATTGATTGACGGTAATCTTCTTGCTCCTCTTCTTCTTGCAGGAGTTGTGCATATTCACCCAATTGCCATTATAGTTGCTATTCTTGTTTTCGGCGGTATATGGGGTGTATGGGGACTCTTTTTTGCTATCCCCTTAGCCACACTTATTCATGTGATTATTAAGGTTTGGATTAATCAGATTATCGAAGATGACGCTCACAAAAGTACAGTAGGCCAGTGA
- a CDS encoding amino acid ABC transporter substrate-binding protein yields the protein MFYRKLFLMLASFLLVFAFSFTAYAENVIKLGSSISFTGAKSRTGKLYVDSYKFAVNKVNEMGGVNVNGKNYKFELVFYDDKSKPTESARLVEKLITVDKVNFLLGPYSSGITIPNSIVARRYRIPMIEAGGASSKIFNKGNEYIFGMLPRAGDYFRSTLEFLTKQKPKPEKVAILYADDKFDVSVGEGAKAAAEEMGFDLVLYEKYSQGASDFTSAITKAKEAGAEATLVAGHTEEALNFVQQSKELDFSPNLLGLTVGPSEADFRKALGKDANYIYGVASWSTEMNFEGYLFENTQTFVKKFTDKFGYDPDYHNAAGIAAIGVYKDAIERAGSLDPQKVRDAIAKTSGLKTIYGPVDFMDNGQIIGSSVVLQILDGKVRQVYPASGYDAVYPMPGWDER from the coding sequence ATGTTTTACAGAAAGTTATTTTTGATGCTAGCAAGTTTTTTGCTTGTTTTTGCATTCAGCTTTACCGCTTATGCGGAGAATGTTATCAAATTGGGAAGTTCAATTTCTTTTACAGGTGCAAAGAGCAGAACAGGTAAACTTTACGTGGATTCTTACAAATTTGCCGTAAACAAAGTCAATGAAATGGGTGGAGTTAATGTGAACGGCAAGAATTACAAGTTTGAATTGGTATTTTACGATGATAAAAGTAAGCCTACGGAAAGTGCAAGATTGGTTGAAAAGCTGATAACCGTAGATAAGGTTAACTTCTTGTTAGGTCCCTACAGTAGCGGTATTACTATTCCAAACAGCATTGTTGCCAGAAGGTACCGTATCCCTATGATTGAGGCCGGCGGTGCATCCAGTAAAATTTTTAACAAAGGCAATGAATATATTTTTGGGATGCTTCCAAGAGCGGGAGACTATTTCAGGTCAACCCTGGAATTTTTGACCAAACAAAAGCCAAAACCTGAAAAAGTTGCTATTCTTTATGCTGATGACAAGTTTGATGTGAGTGTTGGAGAAGGTGCAAAGGCTGCTGCTGAAGAAATGGGTTTTGATTTGGTATTATATGAGAAATATTCCCAAGGGGCTTCCGATTTTACTTCGGCTATTACCAAAGCTAAAGAAGCCGGTGCTGAAGCCACACTTGTTGCAGGTCACACTGAAGAAGCGCTCAATTTTGTGCAGCAGTCAAAAGAGCTGGATTTTTCACCCAACCTTCTTGGTTTGACAGTTGGACCGTCTGAAGCTGATTTCAGAAAAGCTCTGGGCAAGGATGCAAACTATATATACGGTGTTGCTTCCTGGTCAACTGAAATGAATTTCGAAGGTTATTTGTTTGAAAATACTCAGACATTTGTGAAGAAGTTTACGGACAAATTCGGATATGACCCCGACTACCACAATGCAGCGGGTATTGCCGCTATCGGGGTTTATAAAGATGCTATTGAGAGGGCTGGTTCTTTAGATCCTCAAAAGGTAAGGGATGCAATCGCCAAGACTTCCGGCCTGAAAACGATATACGGACCGGTTGATTTTATGGACAACGGCCAGATTATAGGCTCAAGCGTTGTTTTACAGATTCTGGACGGCAAGGTTAGGCAGGTGTATCCGGCAAGCGGGTATGATGCTGTTTATCCGATGCCCGGCTGGGATGAAAGATAA
- a CDS encoding branched-chain amino acid ABC transporter permease has product MLTQILINGILKGGLYALMAMGMSLIWGVMNIINIAHGSFIMLGAYTTYWFFTLYGIDPFVSILLSMVLIFFLGFFIQKFIINFVIGASLFITLLLAFGIEILINNLALLFWTADVKSVQVSYGGANIEILGAVIPTVRLFAFLLAIAVSIILFIIMNKTWLGRAIRSTAQDLDAARLNGVNVGKIYSITFGIGTAVAAAAGTLWAVIFPISPTMGGHLTLKSFVVTIIGGLGTMMGPLVGGLSLGIVESLGTNWFGSTFENLISFTILVLVLIFKPNGILGKKE; this is encoded by the coding sequence ATGCTTACTCAGATACTCATAAACGGTATTCTCAAGGGTGGACTGTATGCTCTGATGGCTATGGGAATGTCGCTGATTTGGGGGGTCATGAATATAATTAACATTGCGCATGGCTCTTTTATTATGCTGGGTGCCTATACCACCTACTGGTTTTTTACACTTTACGGAATAGATCCTTTTGTAAGTATACTGCTTTCAATGGTTTTAATATTTTTTCTCGGTTTTTTTATCCAGAAATTTATTATCAATTTTGTTATAGGTGCCAGCCTGTTTATCACCCTTTTGCTTGCGTTTGGTATAGAAATTCTTATTAACAATCTTGCCCTGCTTTTCTGGACTGCTGATGTGAAAAGTGTGCAGGTATCATACGGCGGAGCAAATATTGAGATATTGGGTGCCGTTATCCCGACAGTCAGGCTTTTTGCCTTTTTACTGGCGATTGCTGTATCAATAATTCTTTTTATAATTATGAACAAAACATGGCTGGGGAGGGCAATAAGGAGTACCGCACAGGACTTGGATGCTGCAAGACTCAATGGCGTTAATGTGGGAAAAATATATTCGATTACATTTGGCATTGGAACTGCAGTGGCGGCAGCGGCCGGAACATTATGGGCGGTAATTTTCCCAATAAGTCCGACAATGGGCGGCCATCTTACGTTAAAGTCCTTTGTTGTCACCATTATCGGCGGATTGGGAACAATGATGGGTCCATTGGTTGGAGGGTTGTCTCTGGGGATAGTGGAGTCACTGGGAACAAACTGGTTCGGCTCAACTTTTGAAAACCTGATCAGTTTTACAATACTGGTACTAGTTTTAATATTCAAACCAAACGGTATTCTTGGTAAAAAGGAATGA
- a CDS encoding branched-chain amino acid ABC transporter permease has translation MKGTLIGFALIIIIGVFVPFTAGNFTIRLATDIVIFAILASSWNIIGGYTGYASFGNIVFFGVGAYATAVLMSKAGLGFYPALILSGLIAGLYGFAIGFPILRLKGHYFAIATLGLAEATKALVQNLGLTEGNSGMYLPMPEMGIDASYMFFYFNALGILLLLLVIMYFILNTKLGYGFVAIREDEDAADSIGINTTIFKSISFGLSGLFTGMAGSVYAYQQGFIKPEPVFIVTKTVKMIVMAVFGGVGSLFGPVIGAVSIELIANYLSEHFLVIHTIFFGTIVILAVIFAPKGIMDIITARKKLGLSYFLENIRKNRV, from the coding sequence ATGAAGGGAACGTTAATCGGATTTGCTTTAATTATAATAATCGGTGTCTTTGTACCTTTTACTGCAGGCAATTTTACTATAAGGCTTGCAACGGATATAGTAATTTTTGCAATCCTTGCCAGCAGCTGGAATATTATTGGCGGTTATACAGGCTATGCATCATTCGGAAATATTGTTTTTTTCGGTGTGGGGGCATATGCTACGGCAGTTTTAATGTCAAAAGCCGGTCTGGGATTTTATCCTGCACTTATTTTAAGCGGACTGATAGCCGGTCTTTACGGTTTTGCAATAGGCTTTCCCATATTAAGATTAAAGGGACACTATTTTGCCATTGCAACACTTGGCCTGGCTGAAGCGACGAAAGCTCTGGTGCAGAACCTTGGTTTAACCGAAGGAAATTCCGGAATGTATCTGCCTATGCCTGAGATGGGTATAGATGCATCATATATGTTTTTTTACTTTAATGCTTTGGGAATTTTATTGCTGCTGTTGGTAATTATGTATTTTATACTTAATACGAAACTCGGATACGGATTTGTTGCTATCAGGGAAGATGAGGATGCTGCGGATTCCATAGGCATAAACACTACAATATTCAAAAGTATATCCTTTGGCTTAAGCGGGCTTTTCACCGGCATGGCTGGCAGTGTATATGCATACCAGCAGGGCTTTATCAAGCCTGAACCCGTTTTTATAGTTACCAAAACCGTTAAAATGATTGTTATGGCTGTTTTCGGTGGTGTTGGCAGTTTGTTCGGTCCCGTTATCGGAGCTGTATCAATAGAGCTGATTGCAAACTACCTTTCAGAGCATTTTCTGGTGATACATACGATATTTTTCGGCACTATAGTAATTCTTGCCGTTATTTTTGCTCCAAAGGGAATTATGGACATTATTACAGCAAGAAAGAAACTCGGTTTGAGTTATTTTCTCGAAAATATAAGAAAGAACAGAGTGTGA
- a CDS encoding ABC transporter ATP-binding protein encodes MAERKVVLEGKELTKDFKGLRANENVSFKLFEGEILGLIGPNGAGKTTLVNMISGALSISSGDVIYNDRSIKGLKPYQIGRLGLIRTYQIVKPFPGMSVLENISVGAMFGSKDKVYSSRESKEKAEEIADFVGLSDLKKQRADQLNIASKKRLEIAKALAARPKVVLFDEVMAGLNPKEIDSAVQLIKKIRDTGISIIVIEHVMRAIKAISDRIFVLHHGVKIAEGEPDDVLNDEEVIKAYLGKRYKQLVS; translated from the coding sequence ATGGCTGAGAGAAAAGTTGTACTTGAAGGAAAAGAGCTTACCAAAGATTTTAAAGGTTTAAGAGCTAATGAAAATGTCAGCTTCAAACTATTTGAAGGTGAAATTCTGGGTCTTATAGGCCCGAATGGAGCCGGTAAAACAACGCTGGTTAATATGATAAGCGGAGCGTTGTCAATTTCAAGCGGTGACGTGATTTATAATGACAGATCAATCAAGGGATTGAAACCTTATCAGATAGGAAGACTCGGACTTATAAGAACCTATCAGATAGTGAAACCGTTTCCGGGCATGTCTGTACTGGAAAATATTTCCGTTGGTGCAATGTTCGGCTCCAAAGATAAGGTTTACAGTTCCAGGGAATCGAAGGAAAAAGCGGAAGAGATTGCTGATTTTGTGGGCTTGAGTGATCTTAAGAAACAGCGTGCCGATCAACTGAATATCGCCTCTAAAAAGCGGCTGGAGATTGCGAAAGCGTTGGCTGCAAGACCGAAGGTCGTGCTTTTTGACGAGGTTATGGCGGGTCTTAACCCCAAAGAAATCGATTCGGCTGTTCAACTCATAAAGAAAATCAGGGATACAGGAATATCTATTATCGTGATTGAGCATGTTATGAGAGCAATCAAAGCTATTTCGGACAGAATATTTGTTTTGCATCACGGTGTAAAGATAGCTGAAGGTGAGCCTGATGATGTTCTTAATGATGAAGAAGTTATCAAGGCTTACCTTGGTAAACGATATAAACAGTTGGTATCTTGA